One region of Malania oleifera isolate guangnan ecotype guangnan chromosome 6, ASM2987363v1, whole genome shotgun sequence genomic DNA includes:
- the LOC131157891 gene encoding small ribosomal subunit protein uS17, protein MAEQTEKAFLKQPKVFLCSKKSGKGKRPGKGGNRFWKSVGLGFKTPKEAIEGAYIDKKCPFTGNVSIRGRIIAGTCHSAKMMRTIIVRRNYLHYVKKYQRYEKRHSNIPAHISPCFRVKEGDHVIIGQCRPLSKTVRFNVLKVVPAGSSGGGGKKAFVAM, encoded by the exons ATGGCGGAACAG ACTGAGAAGGCATTTCTGAAGCAGCCCAAGGTGTTCTTATG CTCGAAGAAATCTGGGAAGGGGAAGCGGCCTGGAAAAGGTGGCAATCGCTTCTGGAAGAGCGTTGGCTTGGGATTCAAGACACCCAAAGAAGCCATTGAAG GAGCATACATTGATAAGAAATGTCCTTTCACTGGTAATGTTTCAATCAGGGGTCGTATCATTGCTGGCACTTGCCATAGCGCCAAGATGATGAGGACCATTATTGTTCGTAGAAACTATCTTCATTATGTCAAGAAATATCAAAG ATATGAGAAGAGACACTCAAATATTCCAGCACACATCTCACCTTGTTTCCGTGTGAAGGAAGGAGATCATGTTATTATTGGCCAGTGCAG GCCGTTGTCAAAGACCGTCAGGTTCAACGTTTTGAAAGTTGTTCCCGCTGGATCTTCAGGCGGAGGTGGGAAGAAGGCTTTTGTAGCCATGTGA